From Poecile atricapillus isolate bPoeAtr1 chromosome 13, bPoeAtr1.hap1, whole genome shotgun sequence, one genomic window encodes:
- the SPDL1 gene encoding protein Spindly isoform X1 produces MEEETILSLKQQLKEAENERRKAAQYGLHLLESQSEIQNQLDQTRSELTEKTEKFEQEKYTLQREIELKNRMLESLNFECDSLKQQQNVQLDNQKKQLDRAYGQEISDLKNKLENLKAELDETRLSEKQLRQKVEHQKEIIAAKSEELHMMSERVHETMSAEVLNLQIELTELQSQKANDEEKLNELQCSKEQLELVNNNLRNQLERLQGEKEEREKEVVFYCNALEKAREANQELQIQLDHAVQKSLDPTSKGNSLFAEVEDRRAEMERQLISVKVKYQSLQKQHAFSREQLQRMKLQMATLLQLKGSQAEFDQLERLQSMLEQKNGEIEDLLMKVRQLEKFKSLYENMEESRPANGAKGSDSENGYYADLLQIKLDNSNKETETLKNELSLQRMKALYESQRVLEFERKLFTNERHLQACQSENMNLRVMLDELKMKYEPEELLTGPKIKKKRERIPVNATCEYFDSKNTPVKETALTQLPSKEGKKMTAKNLEQSDASPKKQPFQASPLHTALQAIRNIVEPERERKRVKIQDENHLTLTSNSRSGNNSLAPAVPRSVSASVSAQGNQHRPASLFFRCMNCALHLFIYFLSVACSVIPQLRLPTLNLSLPFRRTKMLTNKKDS; encoded by the exons atggaggaaGAGACCATTTTAAGTCTTAAACAGCAACTCAAGGAAGCAGAGAACGAGCGAAGAAAGGCAGCACAATATGGTTTGCATTTACTGGAGTCCCAAAGTGAGATTCAAAATCAGCTGGATCAAACACGCTCTGAATTGACTGAGAAAACTGAG aaatttgAGCAAGAGAAGTACACTCTTCAGAGAGAAATTGAGCTCAAGAATCGAATGTTGGAAAGCTTGAATTTTGAGTGTGATTCCcttaaacaacagcaaaatgtGCAACTGGATAATCAGAAAAAACAGCTTGACAGAGCCTATGGACAAGAAATCAGTGACCTTAAAAACAAG TTGGAGAACCTGAAAGCAGAACTGGATGAAACCCGACTCTCAGAGAAACAGCTGAGACAAAAAGTGGAGCATCAGAAGGAAATAATTGCTGCCAAATCAGAAGAACTGCACATGATGTCTGAGCGTGTCCATGAGACCATGTCTGCTGAAGTGCTCAACCTGCAGATAGAGCTCACTGAACTCCAGAGTCAGAAG gcCAATGATGAAGAAAAGCTGAATGAACTGCAGTGCAGTAAAGAACAATTAGAGCTTGTGAACAATAACTTACGTAACCAGCTGGAGCGGctgcagggggaaaaagaagagagggaaaaagaagttgTTTTTTACTGTAATGCATTAGAG AAAGCTCGTGAGGCTAATCAGGAGCTTCAGATTCAGCTGGATCACGCAGTGCAAAAATCTTTGGACCCTACAAGTAAAGGCAATTCTCTCTTTGCTGAG GTGGAGGACCGTAGGGCAGAAATGGAACGACAGCTGATCAGTGTGAAAGTAAAATATCAGTCCCTACAAAAACAGCATGCATTCAGTAGAGAACAATTGCAAAGAATGAAG cTGCAGATGGCTACACTGCTCCAGCTGAAAGGCTCCCAGGCGGAATTTGATCAGCTGGAACGCTTACAGTCCATGTTAGAGCAAAAGAATGGTGAAATAGAAGATCTCCTTATGAAAGTGAGGCAGCTAGAAAAATTTAAG AGTTTATATGAGAATATGGAGGAGTCCAGACCTGCTAATGGTGCGAAGGGAAGCGATTCTGAAAATGGTTACTATGCAGATTTACTGCAAATTAAACTTGATAACTCAAA CAAGGaaactgaaacactgaaaaatgaacTATCCCTGCAGAGAATGAAAGCTCTGTATGAGAGCCAAAGGGTCCTGGAGTTTGAAAGGAAGCTCTTCACAAATGAGAGGCATTTGCAAGCTTGTCAGAGTGAGAATATGAACCTGCGGGTTATGCTGGATgagctgaaaatgaaatatgaaCCTGAag aaTTGCTTACAGGtcctaaaattaaaaagaagagggagagaaTTCCAGTGAATGCAACTTGTGAATACTTTGACAGCAAAAATACTCCAGTAAAAGAAACTGCTCTCACTCAATTGCCAAgtaaggaagggaaaaagatgACGGCCAAGAACCTGGAGCAAAGTGATGCTTCTCCAAAAAAACAGCCTTTCCAAGCGTCCCCACTACATACAGCTCTCCAGGCAATACGAAACATTGTTGAAcctgaaagagaaagaaaaagagttaaaaTTCAAGATGAGAATCACCTCACCTTGACTTCAAATAGCAGAAGTGGAAACAACTCCTTGgctccagctgtccccaggtcaGTGTCAGCTTCTGTCTCTGCTCAAGGCAATCAGCACAGACCTGCATCTCTTTTCTTTCGCTGCATGAACTGTGCTCTCCACCTCTTTATCTATTTCCTCAGTGTTGCATGCAGTGTCATTCCTCAGCTCCGGCTGCCCACGCTGAACCTCTCACTGCCTTTTAGGAGGACTAAAATGCTGACTAATAAAAAAGACTCTTGA
- the SPDL1 gene encoding protein Spindly isoform X2: protein MEEETILSLKQQLKEAENERRKAAQYGLHLLESQSEIQNQLDQTRSELTEKTEKFEQEKYTLQREIELKNRMLESLNFECDSLKQQQNVQLDNQKKQLDRAYGQEISDLKNKLENLKAELDETRLSEKQLRQKVEHQKEIIAAKSEELHMMSERVHETMSAEVLNLQIELTELQSQKANDEEKLNELQCSKEQLELVNNNLRNQLERLQGEKEEREKEVVFYCNALEKAREANQELQIQLDHAVQKSLDPTSKGNSLFAEVEDRRAEMERQLISVKVKYQSLQKQHAFSREQLQRMKLQMATLLQLKGSQAEFDQLERLQSMLEQKNGEIEDLLMKVRQLEKFKSLYENMEESRPANGAKGSDSENGYYADLLQIKLDNSNKETETLKNELSLQRMKALYESQRVLEFERKLFTNERHLQACQSENMNLRVMLDELKMKYEPEELLTGPKIKKKRERIPVNATCEYFDSKNTPVKETALTQLPSKEGKKMTAKNLEQSDASPKKQPFQASPLHTALQAIRNIVEPERERKRVKIQDENHLTLTSNSRSGNNSLAPAVPRLTAESRFETTEEDKRETKISTEKKTQKKKHSTLYVSSKASSETQCAQQ from the exons atggaggaaGAGACCATTTTAAGTCTTAAACAGCAACTCAAGGAAGCAGAGAACGAGCGAAGAAAGGCAGCACAATATGGTTTGCATTTACTGGAGTCCCAAAGTGAGATTCAAAATCAGCTGGATCAAACACGCTCTGAATTGACTGAGAAAACTGAG aaatttgAGCAAGAGAAGTACACTCTTCAGAGAGAAATTGAGCTCAAGAATCGAATGTTGGAAAGCTTGAATTTTGAGTGTGATTCCcttaaacaacagcaaaatgtGCAACTGGATAATCAGAAAAAACAGCTTGACAGAGCCTATGGACAAGAAATCAGTGACCTTAAAAACAAG TTGGAGAACCTGAAAGCAGAACTGGATGAAACCCGACTCTCAGAGAAACAGCTGAGACAAAAAGTGGAGCATCAGAAGGAAATAATTGCTGCCAAATCAGAAGAACTGCACATGATGTCTGAGCGTGTCCATGAGACCATGTCTGCTGAAGTGCTCAACCTGCAGATAGAGCTCACTGAACTCCAGAGTCAGAAG gcCAATGATGAAGAAAAGCTGAATGAACTGCAGTGCAGTAAAGAACAATTAGAGCTTGTGAACAATAACTTACGTAACCAGCTGGAGCGGctgcagggggaaaaagaagagagggaaaaagaagttgTTTTTTACTGTAATGCATTAGAG AAAGCTCGTGAGGCTAATCAGGAGCTTCAGATTCAGCTGGATCACGCAGTGCAAAAATCTTTGGACCCTACAAGTAAAGGCAATTCTCTCTTTGCTGAG GTGGAGGACCGTAGGGCAGAAATGGAACGACAGCTGATCAGTGTGAAAGTAAAATATCAGTCCCTACAAAAACAGCATGCATTCAGTAGAGAACAATTGCAAAGAATGAAG cTGCAGATGGCTACACTGCTCCAGCTGAAAGGCTCCCAGGCGGAATTTGATCAGCTGGAACGCTTACAGTCCATGTTAGAGCAAAAGAATGGTGAAATAGAAGATCTCCTTATGAAAGTGAGGCAGCTAGAAAAATTTAAG AGTTTATATGAGAATATGGAGGAGTCCAGACCTGCTAATGGTGCGAAGGGAAGCGATTCTGAAAATGGTTACTATGCAGATTTACTGCAAATTAAACTTGATAACTCAAA CAAGGaaactgaaacactgaaaaatgaacTATCCCTGCAGAGAATGAAAGCTCTGTATGAGAGCCAAAGGGTCCTGGAGTTTGAAAGGAAGCTCTTCACAAATGAGAGGCATTTGCAAGCTTGTCAGAGTGAGAATATGAACCTGCGGGTTATGCTGGATgagctgaaaatgaaatatgaaCCTGAag aaTTGCTTACAGGtcctaaaattaaaaagaagagggagagaaTTCCAGTGAATGCAACTTGTGAATACTTTGACAGCAAAAATACTCCAGTAAAAGAAACTGCTCTCACTCAATTGCCAAgtaaggaagggaaaaagatgACGGCCAAGAACCTGGAGCAAAGTGATGCTTCTCCAAAAAAACAGCCTTTCCAAGCGTCCCCACTACATACAGCTCTCCAGGCAATACGAAACATTGTTGAAcctgaaagagaaagaaaaagagttaaaaTTCAAGATGAGAATCACCTCACCTTGACTTCAAATAGCAGAAGTGGAAACAACTCCTTGgctccagctgtccccag